From Salvia splendens isolate huo1 chromosome 3, SspV2, whole genome shotgun sequence, a single genomic window includes:
- the LOC121793788 gene encoding adenylate isopentenyltransferase 5, chloroplastic-like: MNISLSAACKQTQPPMVNFPGGLINLIPRPRRKEKVVVVMGATGTGKSRLSIELAIRFDAEVINSDKIQVFKGLDIVTNKVTEEECGLVPHHLLGFVEPTADYWAHDFVHHATAAADDITERGRTPIIAGGSNSFIKALINDDLHFRSRYDCCLLWVDVAKPLLNSFVSARVDQMVDSGLVEEAREFFDPAGEYSRGIRRAIGVPELDEYFRSEGRASAAAKAKLLSRGIDQIKFNTQILASRQRQNIRRLLNILRQAEHLQCRMHKLDATEVFRKRGEEAEEAWQRLVAEPSTSLVGQFLYEDQMVFAGPLMLGPAITAPVVV; encoded by the coding sequence ATGAATATTTCACTCTCGGCCGCGTGCAAGCAAACGCAGCCGCCGATGGTGAACTTCCCCGGCGGTCTGATCAACCTCATTCCCCGCCCCCGGCGGAAGGAGAAGGTGGTGGTTGTAATGGGCGCCACCGGGACCGGAAAATCCCGGCTGTCGATCGAGCTGGCGATCCGATTCGACGCTGAAGTCATCAACTCCGACAAAATTCAAGTTTTCAAGGGACTCGACATAGTAACGAACAAAGTCACAGAGGAGGAATGCGGCCTCGTGCCGCATCACCTCCTCGGATTCGTGGAACCCACCGCGGACTACTGGGCACACGACTTCGTCCACcacgccaccgccgccgccgacgaCATCACCGAGAGGGGGCGGACGCCCATCATCGCCGGCGGCTCCAACTCCTTCATCAAAGCGCTCATCAACGACGACCTTCACTTCCGGTCAAGGTACGACTGCTGCCTTCTGTGGGTCGACGTGGCGAAGCCTCTCCTCAACTCGTTCGTGTCTGCCCGAGTCGACCAGATGGTCGACTCGGGTCTGGTGGAGGAGGCGCGCGAGTTCTTCGACCCCGCTGGAGAGTACAGCCGCGGGATCCGCCGAGCCATCGGCGTGCCGGAGCTCGACGAGTACTTCAGGAGCGAGGGTcgcgcctccgccgccgccaagGCGAAGCTCCTCAGCAGAGGAATTGATCAGATCAAATTCAACACCCAAATCCTGGCCTCCCGCCAGCGGCAGAACATTCGGCGGCTGCTGAACATTCTGCGGCAGGCGGAGCACCTTCAGTGCCGGATGCACAAGCTCGACGCGACCGAGGTCTTTCGCAAACGCGgcgaggaggcggaggaggcgTGGCAGAGGCTGGTGGCGGAGCCCAGCACCAGCCTCGTCGGCCAGTTTTTATACGAGGACCAGATGGTCTTCGCTGGGCCGCTGATGCTGGGCCCCGCAATCACTGCCCCCGTTGTAGTATGA